One genomic region from Saprospiraceae bacterium encodes:
- a CDS encoding HAMP domain-containing protein: MKIKTKLYLGVGLLFLLIFILNIVATYYINALKSDTENIIAANYKSLQYSRNMLSALQQKNRYDLKKFEASLIKQENNITEMGEAEITNELRDNYEELKTNISDTLFLISIHNNLFQIMDMNMHAIERKSDKAKRTADEAVLWIAMTGTLCFLIAFILLVNLPSNIANPIRELTESIKQIAANNYAERVHFESHSEYGQLATSFNTMAVKLEEYNKSNLAKIMMEKKRIETLINNMHDPVIGLDNDLMIIFANEEAINISGLKRSEFIGKSAQELGIKNDLIRTLVQDLFNEENENLYKKRPIKIYAGNKESYFEKETLHISITPTGEKAQKLVGHVIFLRNVTAYKELDFAKTNFIATVSHEFKTPISSIKMSLQLMEKDQIGPLNDEQKNLLASIKEDADRLLNITGELLNMTQVESGNIQLSILPSDPKEILFYAINATRNVAEQKKIKLDIDCPEQISEVMVDSEKTAWVLINLISNAIRYSYEHATVFLSIRQTSHHIQIAIKDTGRGIAPQYKDKIFDRYFRVPGTEKEGTGLGLAISKEFIEAQGGQIMVDSELGVGSTFILTLLKAV, from the coding sequence ATGAAAATTAAAACTAAATTATACCTGGGAGTAGGTCTGCTGTTCCTGCTCATCTTTATATTGAATATAGTAGCCACATATTATATTAATGCATTAAAAAGCGACACGGAAAATATAATTGCCGCCAATTATAAGAGTTTACAATACAGCCGAAATATGCTTTCCGCATTGCAACAAAAAAATAGGTATGATTTAAAAAAGTTCGAAGCCAGTCTTATAAAGCAGGAAAATAATATCACTGAGATGGGAGAAGCAGAGATTACAAATGAACTGAGGGACAACTATGAAGAATTAAAGACAAACATTTCAGATACTTTGTTCTTAATCAGTATTCACAATAATTTATTTCAAATAATGGATATGAATATGCATGCCATCGAGCGAAAAAGTGATAAAGCAAAGCGTACGGCAGACGAAGCTGTACTCTGGATTGCAATGACTGGCACTTTGTGCTTTTTAATTGCTTTTATTCTATTGGTAAATTTGCCATCCAATATAGCCAATCCAATTAGAGAGCTAACGGAAAGTATCAAACAGATTGCGGCCAATAATTATGCTGAACGGGTACATTTTGAAAGTCACAGCGAATATGGTCAATTGGCTACTTCATTTAATACCATGGCTGTTAAATTAGAGGAATACAATAAAAGCAACCTCGCTAAAATCATGATGGAGAAAAAGCGGATTGAAACATTAATCAATAATATGCACGATCCGGTCATCGGATTAGACAATGATTTAATGATCATCTTTGCCAATGAAGAAGCTATAAATATATCCGGGCTAAAACGATCTGAATTCATCGGGAAGTCTGCGCAAGAATTAGGCATTAAAAATGATTTGATCAGGACATTGGTTCAGGATTTATTCAATGAGGAAAATGAAAATTTATATAAAAAGAGGCCTATAAAAATTTATGCCGGAAATAAAGAAAGTTATTTTGAAAAAGAGACCTTGCATATTTCAATTACCCCTACCGGAGAAAAAGCTCAAAAACTGGTCGGACATGTAATTTTTTTAAGGAATGTAACAGCTTATAAAGAATTGGACTTTGCCAAAACAAATTTCATCGCAACCGTTTCCCATGAATTTAAAACGCCTATATCCTCGATAAAAATGAGTTTGCAACTAATGGAAAAAGATCAAATCGGTCCATTGAATGATGAACAAAAAAATCTGTTGGCCAGTATAAAAGAAGATGCAGATAGACTCTTGAACATTACCGGTGAATTACTCAATATGACTCAGGTAGAAAGTGGTAATATCCAACTCTCTATTTTACCTTCCGATCCGAAAGAAATTTTATTTTATGCCATTAATGCAACTAGGAACGTAGCCGAACAGAAGAAAATTAAACTTGACATTGATTGTCCAGAGCAGATTTCAGAAGTGATGGTGGATAGTGAAAAGACCGCCTGGGTATTGATCAACCTGATCTCCAATGCCATCCGCTATTCTTATGAACATGCTACTGTGTTCCTGTCTATCAGGCAAACTTCACACCATATTCAAATAGCTATAAAAGACACGGGCCGGGGGATTGCACCCCAGTACAAGGATAAAATTTTTGACCGTTATTTCAGAGTGCCGGGAACTGAAAAGGAAGGAACTGGCCTTGGCCTGGCGATAAGCAAAGAGTTTATAGAAGCTCAAGGTGGTCAAATTATGGTAGATAGTGAATTAGGTGTTGGAAGTACGTTTATTTTGACTTTGCTAAAAGCAGTGTAG
- a CDS encoding sensor protein KdpD, producing MTEKDHTVQHFLDLIKKSRKGKFKIYVGMSAGVGKTYRMLQEAHTLLKNGIDVKIGYIETHQRNETQALLDGLPIVPRKKIFYKGKELEEMDLPAIINLRPEVVIVDELAHSNIEGSKNEKRFQDVMEILSAGINVISAINIQHIESLNEEIKEITGVEIKERVPDNILAMADEVVNIDLTAEELITRLKQGKIYPSDKIDMALLNFFKSDHILQLRELALKEVASQVERKVESEVTRPFGLKHEKFLACISSNEKTARVVIRKTARLANYYSSKWYVLYVQTPKESLDKITLAKQRHLINNFKLATELGAEVIKVKNASISKTIIEKAGERKITTICVGKPHLSLLKIILATHVFNKLLNKLSSNDIDLVILS from the coding sequence ATGACAGAAAAAGATCATACTGTCCAACATTTTCTGGATTTAATCAAAAAATCCAGAAAAGGAAAATTTAAAATCTATGTTGGCATGAGCGCAGGGGTAGGTAAAACTTATCGAATGCTGCAAGAGGCTCATACTTTACTTAAAAACGGTATAGATGTAAAAATAGGTTATATAGAAACCCACCAACGCAATGAGACTCAAGCACTGTTAGATGGTCTGCCCATAGTGCCCAGAAAAAAGATATTCTATAAAGGCAAAGAATTGGAAGAAATGGATCTGCCGGCGATTATCAATCTACGACCTGAAGTGGTGATTGTGGATGAATTGGCGCATTCCAATATCGAAGGAAGCAAAAATGAAAAACGATTTCAGGATGTAATGGAGATATTATCTGCAGGTATCAATGTAATTTCTGCAATTAATATTCAACATATCGAAAGCCTCAATGAGGAAATAAAAGAAATCACTGGAGTGGAAATAAAAGAACGAGTACCTGACAATATTCTGGCCATGGCAGATGAGGTAGTCAATATCGACCTTACCGCGGAAGAATTGATTACTCGTCTAAAACAAGGTAAAATATACCCATCAGACAAAATAGACATGGCACTCCTGAATTTTTTTAAAAGCGACCATATATTGCAGCTTAGAGAGCTGGCACTGAAGGAAGTTGCTTCGCAAGTAGAAAGAAAAGTGGAATCGGAAGTTACTCGCCCCTTTGGGTTGAAACATGAAAAATTCTTAGCTTGTATCAGCAGCAATGAAAAAACAGCCAGAGTCGTGATTAGAAAAACAGCCAGGCTGGCAAATTATTATAGCAGTAAATGGTATGTATTGTATGTGCAGACACCTAAAGAGAGCCTTGATAAAATCACGCTGGCTAAACAAAGGCACTTAATAAATAATTTCAAATTAGCCACAGAGCTAGGGGCTGAAGTTATTAAAGTAAAAAACGCGTCGATTTCAAAGACCATAATAGAAAAGGCCGGTGAAAGAAAAATTACCACCATATGTGTTGGCAAGCCTCACTTGAGTTTATTAAAAATTATTTTGGCCACCCATGTATTTAATAAGCTACTTAATAAACTATCTTCAAACGATATTGACCTTGTAATTCTATCCTAA